The Anoxybacillus flavithermus genome has a segment encoding these proteins:
- a CDS encoding small acid-soluble spore protein P, translating to MNKNTSKDMRKNAPKGDNPGQPEPLSGSKKVKNQNHTRQKHNSSHDM from the coding sequence ATGAACAAAAATACAAGCAAAGACATGCGTAAAAACGCCCCAAAAGGAGATAACCCAGGACAACCAGAACCGCTTAGTGGTTCGAAAAAAGTAAAAAATCAAAATCATACCCGCCAAAAGCATAACTCAAGTCACGATATGTAA
- a CDS encoding response regulator, with amino-acid sequence MARILIVDDAKFMRMTLANILKKANHEVAGEAENGKEAVDLYIELKPDIVTLDITMPVMSGLEAVREIKRHDPHAKIIMCSAMGQQKMVVEAIEAGALDFIVKPFDESRVMEAIQRVLQ; translated from the coding sequence ATGGCGAGAATTTTAATTGTCGATGATGCAAAATTTATGCGCATGACATTAGCGAATATTTTAAAAAAAGCGAATCATGAAGTGGCTGGGGAAGCAGAGAATGGAAAAGAAGCTGTTGATCTTTATATAGAGTTAAAGCCGGATATAGTAACGCTTGATATTACAATGCCAGTGATGAGTGGTCTTGAAGCTGTGAGGGAAATTAAACGTCATGATCCTCATGCGAAAATTATTATGTGTTCCGCGATGGGGCAACAAAAAATGGTTGTTGAAGCTATTGAAGCAGGGGCGCTAGATTTTATCGTAAAACCATTTGATGAAAGTCGCGTCATGGAGGCTATTCAACGTGTGTTACAGTAA
- a CDS encoding cytochrome C biogenesis protein CcdA, which translates to MDIQLFVAFGAGVLSFISPCCLPLYPAFLSYITGISVSDLKSDYALLQKRSLLHTLFFLLGFSFIFIAIGFGTSILGRFFHTYQDLIRQIGAILMVFFGFVIIGIFKPTFLMTDRRLSFQQRPSGYIGSFLIGMAFAAGWTPCTGPILVSVIALAATNPSLGVVYMTAYSLGFALPFLLLSFFIGKMGWIRKHHVKLMKVGGYVMIGMGVVLFFDWMTKITIYMTNIFGGFTGF; encoded by the coding sequence ATGGACATTCAACTGTTTGTTGCGTTTGGGGCAGGTGTGCTTTCGTTTATTTCTCCTTGCTGTTTGCCGCTTTATCCGGCCTTTTTATCATATATTACAGGAATTTCAGTTAGCGATTTAAAATCTGACTATGCATTGTTACAAAAAAGAAGTTTGTTACATACGTTATTTTTTTTGCTCGGTTTTTCTTTTATCTTTATTGCGATCGGTTTCGGCACATCGATTCTTGGACGTTTTTTTCACACGTACCAAGATCTTATTCGGCAAATTGGTGCAATACTGATGGTGTTTTTCGGATTTGTTATTATCGGCATCTTTAAGCCGACCTTTTTAATGACGGATCGTCGTTTATCTTTTCAACAACGTCCATCAGGTTATATTGGATCTTTTCTTATTGGCATGGCGTTTGCTGCTGGTTGGACGCCGTGTACAGGTCCGATTTTAGTATCCGTGATTGCTTTAGCAGCGACAAATCCGAGTTTAGGTGTTGTCTATATGACCGCCTATTCACTCGGTTTTGCTTTGCCGTTTTTGCTTTTATCGTTTTTTATTGGGAAAATGGGTTGGATTCGGAAACATCATGTTAAGCTAATGAAAGTTGGCGGATATGTCATGATAGGCATGGGGGTTGTACTGTTTTTTGATTGGATGACGAAAATTACGATTTATATGACAAACATATTTGGTGGCTTTACAGGTTTTTAG